A part of Mustela erminea isolate mMusErm1 chromosome 9, mMusErm1.Pri, whole genome shotgun sequence genomic DNA contains:
- the LOC116598338 gene encoding olfactory receptor 52W1 has product MAEGPHPNSTFPRPTFFILTGIPGLGGAQAWLTLVFGPMYLLALLGNGTLLALVQMDSTLQQPMFLLLATLAATDLGLATSIAPGLLAVLWLGPRPVPYGACLAQMFFVHALTAVESGVLLAMAYDRAVAVGRPLHYPLLVTKTRVGYAALALALKAVAIVVPFPLLVARFEHFRAKTIGHAYCAHMAVVELVVGDTRANNLYGLALSLAVSGIDILGITASYGLIAHAVLRLPTREARAKAFGTCSSHICVILAFYVPGLFSYLTHRFGRHTVPKPVHILLSNIYLLLPPALNPLIYGVRTKQIRDQLLEIFTIRKSQL; this is encoded by the coding sequence ATGGCAGAAGGTCCACATCCCAACTCCACCTTCCCACGCCCGACCTTCTTCATACTGACTGGCATTCCAGGACTAGGGGGTGCCCAGGCCTGGTTGACACTGGTCTTTGGGCCCATGTATTTGCTGGCCCTGCTGGGCAATGGAACACTGCTGGCATTGGTGCAGATGGATTCCACACTGCAGCAGCCCATGTTTCTACTCCTGGCCACACTGGCAGCTACAGACCTGGGCTTAGCTACATCTATAGCCCCGGGGTTGCTTGCTGTGCTGTGGCTTGGGCCCCGGCCTGTGCCATACGGTGCCTGCCTGGCCCAGATGTTCTTTGTCCACGCATTGACTGCTGTGGAATCTGGTGTGCTGTTGGCCATGGCCTATGATCGTGCTGTGGCAGTAGGGCGTCCACTGCATTATCCTCTCCTAGTCACCAAAACCCGTGTAGGCTATGCAGCACTGGCACTGGCACTGAAAGCTGTGGCTATTGTtgtgcctttccctctgcttgtggcaCGATTTGAGCACTTCCGAGCTAAGACCATTGGCCATGCGTACTGTGCACACATGGCAGTGGTAGAGCTGGTGGTGGGCGACACGCGGGCCAACAATTTGTATGGGCTGGCACTTTCACTGGCCGTGTCAGGTATAGATATCCTGGGCATCACTGCCTCTTACGGGCTCATTGCCCATGCTGTACTGCGGCTGCCTACCCGGGAGGCCCGGGCCAAGGCCTTTGGCACATGTAGTTCCCACATCTGTGTCATTCTGGCCTTCTATGTACCTGGTCTCTTCTCTTACCTCACACATCGCTTTGGTCGTCACACTGTCCCAAAGCCTGTGCACATTCTTCTCTCTAACATCTATTTGCTGCTGCCACCTGCCCTCAACCCACTCATCTATGGGGTCCGCACCAAGCAAATCAGAGACCAGCTCCTGGAAATCTTCACCATCAGAAAAAGCCAGTTGTAA
- the C9H11orf42 gene encoding uncharacterized protein C11orf42 homolog isoform X2, producing MLVGTPHLLTLDEADATWTLIKDKVIEERFGPNVVAVPFLSDAACYDLLGVLVKQSRPAHTRLALPGRQGRRALQPVGLLPNLLEQAGSEGAFAHCTREYSPNGRAEIAYEEMRLLEGHPCRIRLHMGGLRKKVAFLLLPPGQVSLQQNLPWLRSTHSIYVIYQVFSCSWLQLGLLPTAREPQLLRLQRSLPVAFSCLKFSLQPKGVLGPQKPLTKDPLPHGANWVRPNLGIMPPLALTSVAANTPEAADVPPPVPGPPTPPPQEGPEGRPTRFSYKGRNPFRRGPQMLSENWLFSPRSPPPGVQGGGPGDPDRHSMSLPLLQGLSSEFDSDE from the exons ATGTTGGTTGGTACCCCCCACCTGCTGACACTGGATGAAGCTGATGCCACCTGGACCCTCATCAAGGATAAA GTCATCGAGGAGCGCTTTGGGCCCAATGTAGTGGCAGTACCTTTCCTGTCGGATGCAGCCTGCTATGACCTACTGGGTGTGCTAGTGAAGCAGTCCCGCCCAGCCCACACCCGCCTGGCTTTACCCGGTCGGCAGGGTCGGCGGGCACTACAACCAGTGGGGCTACTACCAAACCTCCTGGAGCAGGCAGGGTCCGAGGGTGCCTTTGCCCACTGCACTCGGGAATACTCACCAAATGGCCGAGCAGAGATAGCCTATGAAGAAATGCGACTTTTGGAAGGGCACCCCTGCCGGATCCGCCTGCACATGGGTGGACTGCGCAAGAAGGTGGCCTTCCTGCTGCTGCCACCAGGGCAGGTGAGCCTACAGCAAAATCTTCCCTGGCTCCGAAGCACCCACAGCATCTATGTCATCTACCAGGTCTTCTCCTGTTCCTGGCTGCAGCTGGGGCTGTTACCTACAGCCCGTGAGCCCCAGCTGCTCCGGTTACAACGGTCACTGCCTGTTGCCTTCTCCTGCCTCAAGTTTTCACTGCAGCCCAAAGGAGTGCTGGGACCACAGAAGCCTCTGACCAAAGATCCACTGCCCCATGGTGCCAACTGGGTCAGACCCAACCTTGGCATCATGCCACCTCTGGCCCTCACATCAGTCGCTGCCAATACCCCTGAAGCTGCTGATGTGCCCCCACCTGTCCCAGGCCCACCTACACCACCTCCTCAGGAAGGGCCGGAGGGCAGACCCACCAGATTCTCCTACAAGGGCCGAAACCCCTTCCGCAGAGGGCCCCAGATGTTGTCAG AGAACTGGCTCTTcagcccccgcagccccccaCCAGGAGTCCAGGGTGGGGGCCCCGGGGACCCCGACCGGCACTCCATGTCCCTGCCCCTGCTGCAGGGTCTGTCCTCAGAGTTCGACAGCGACGAATGA
- the C9H11orf42 gene encoding uncharacterized protein C11orf42 homolog isoform X1: MLVGTPHLLTLDEADATWTLIKDKVIEERFGPNVVAVPFLSDAACYDLLGVLVKQSRPAHTRLALPGRQGRRALQPVGLLPNLLEQAGSEGAFAHCTREYSPNGRAEIAYEEMRLLEGHPCRIRLHMGGLRKKVAFLLLPPGQVSLQQNLPWLRSTHSIYVIYQVFSCSWLQLGLLPTAREPQLLRLQRSLPVAFSCLKFSLQPKGVLGPQKPLTKDPLPHGANWVRPNLGIMPPLALTSVAANTPEAADVPPPVPGPPTPPPQEGPEGRPTRFSYKGRNPFRRGPQMLSGSVLRVRQRRMKLKRETQGARPPRSGIGILVPNKHQLLLPKTILGPCCFFLRGSEESPYFFS; encoded by the exons ATGTTGGTTGGTACCCCCCACCTGCTGACACTGGATGAAGCTGATGCCACCTGGACCCTCATCAAGGATAAA GTCATCGAGGAGCGCTTTGGGCCCAATGTAGTGGCAGTACCTTTCCTGTCGGATGCAGCCTGCTATGACCTACTGGGTGTGCTAGTGAAGCAGTCCCGCCCAGCCCACACCCGCCTGGCTTTACCCGGTCGGCAGGGTCGGCGGGCACTACAACCAGTGGGGCTACTACCAAACCTCCTGGAGCAGGCAGGGTCCGAGGGTGCCTTTGCCCACTGCACTCGGGAATACTCACCAAATGGCCGAGCAGAGATAGCCTATGAAGAAATGCGACTTTTGGAAGGGCACCCCTGCCGGATCCGCCTGCACATGGGTGGACTGCGCAAGAAGGTGGCCTTCCTGCTGCTGCCACCAGGGCAGGTGAGCCTACAGCAAAATCTTCCCTGGCTCCGAAGCACCCACAGCATCTATGTCATCTACCAGGTCTTCTCCTGTTCCTGGCTGCAGCTGGGGCTGTTACCTACAGCCCGTGAGCCCCAGCTGCTCCGGTTACAACGGTCACTGCCTGTTGCCTTCTCCTGCCTCAAGTTTTCACTGCAGCCCAAAGGAGTGCTGGGACCACAGAAGCCTCTGACCAAAGATCCACTGCCCCATGGTGCCAACTGGGTCAGACCCAACCTTGGCATCATGCCACCTCTGGCCCTCACATCAGTCGCTGCCAATACCCCTGAAGCTGCTGATGTGCCCCCACCTGTCCCAGGCCCACCTACACCACCTCCTCAGGAAGGGCCGGAGGGCAGACCCACCAGATTCTCCTACAAGGGCCGAAACCCCTTCCGCAGAGGGCCCCAGATGTTGTCAG GGTCTGTCCTCAGAGTTCGACAGCGACGAATGAAGCTGAAGCGAGAAACACAGGGGGCAAGGCCCCCAAGATCTGGCATAGGGATACTGGTCCCCAATAAACATCAGCTGCTGCTGCCCAAAACCATCCTGGGCCCATGCTGCTTCTTCCTTCGGGGGTCAGAGGAGAGTCCCTACTTTTTCTCCTAG